One genomic segment of Mangifera indica cultivar Alphonso chromosome 6, CATAS_Mindica_2.1, whole genome shotgun sequence includes these proteins:
- the LOC123218174 gene encoding equilibrative nucleotide transporter 3-like — MTIAETPARLEGKYKALVVCWVLGLGNLVSWNSMVTMLDYYDKLFEKYHPTRSLTLVYLTFALGAIAILAYNESRVDTRPRNLTGYTIFFASSLALILLDLATSGKGGIGPFLGVCAFVACFGVADALVQGGMVGDLSFMRPELMQSFLAGLAASGALTSALRLITVAAFEKYHNGLRNGVMLFLAICTFFEFLCILLYAFLFPKLPIVKYFRSKAALEGSKTVSADLAAAGIQAKIENEAIQQQRLSIKQLLFQNIDYALDLFLIYVLTLSIFPGFLFENTGHHHRLGDTWYPLVLIAAYQVWELISRYIPLVKCLKLESRKCLMIATLARFLLVPTFYFTAKYADQGWMIMLTSFLGITNGYLTVCVLTAAPKGYKGPEQNALGNILVLCALSGVFAGVALDWLWLIGNQSF, encoded by the exons ATGACTATTGCTGAGACGCCAGCAAGGCTTGAG GGAAAGTATAAAGCACTGGTGGTTTGTTGGGTTCTCGGGTTAGGGAACCTTGTCTCATGGAACAGTATGGTAACGATGCTAGATTACTATGATAAATTGTTTGAG AAATACCATCCTACAAGGTCGCTTACCCTTGTTTATCTAACATTTGCGCTTGGGGCCATCGCAATTCTAGCATACAATGAATCCAGGGTTGATACTAGACCGAGGAACTTGACTGGTTACACTATTTTCTTTGCAAGTTCTTTAGCACTCATTCTT TTGGATTTAGCCACATCTGGGAAAGGAGGGATTGGACCTTTTCTTGGTGTATGTGCATTTGTTGCTTGTTTTGGAGTAGCAGATGCCCTCGTTCAGGGTGGAATGGTTGGTGACTTATCCTTTATGCGTCCTGAACTCATGCAG TCTTTTCTTGCTGGTTTGGCCGCATCAGGAGCTCTTACCTCAGCTTTGAGGCTAATAACAGTCGCAgcctttgaaaaatatcataatggTCTTCGAAATGGAGTTA TGTTATTTCTTGCAATATGCACCTTCTTTGAGTTTCTCTGCATTCTGCTATACGCATTTCTCTTCCCTAAACTGCCAATAGTGAAGTATTTCCGCTCCAAGGCTGCATTAGAAGGATCAAAAACAGTTTCAGCTGACCTTGCAGCTGCTGGCATCCAAGCAAAA ATTGAGAATGAAGCTATTCAGCAGCAACGGCTAAGCATTAAGCAACTATTATTCCAGAATATAGATTATGCACTTGACCTATTTCTGATATATGTGCTGACATTGTCCATTTTTCCTGGTTTCTTGTTTGAAAATACGGGACATCACCACCGCTTAGGTGACACCTG GTATCCACTCGTTCTAATCGCAGCATACCAGGTGTGGGAGCTAATATCAAGATACATCCCCCTTGTGAAATGTCTGAAGTTGGAATCCAGAAAATGCCTTATGATTGCAACTCTTGCTCGTTTCCTCCTTGTTCCCACATTCTACTTCACTGCAAAATATGCAGATCAGGGATGGATGATCATGCTTACTTCCTTCTTGGGGATCACAAACGGTTATCTAACTGTGTGTGTTCTTACAGCAGCACCCAAAGGTTACAAG GGACCTGAGCAAAATGCCTTGGGAAATATACTAGTGTTATGTGCATTAAGTGGCGTATTTGCTGGAGTTGCTCTTGACTGGCTATGGCTCATTGGTAATCAAAGCTTTTAA
- the LOC123219104 gene encoding probable serine/threonine-protein kinase abkC, giving the protein MSRILTFRNIRRAARCIVSKHRSCYSEIRNYGAVVTAGLRASQYRFYAHYGFSRGRHPMYNTKELFCRSCTTRNLSAASASSTLTHRALVAWRRLLHEGSDEQIFPCLSRIIQAVSLSLTRSPLVVPGIFALTSGQLAWAQRVSAETEHYPSQNALYMRAQDGHVIVTSFLYSAVEAVILLVRTFYLMVLFSPSLTMAPFADYLGPQFRQLWLHVVLKTLEKAGPAFIKWGQWAATRPDLFPRDLCKKLSELHTKAPEHSFAYSKMTIEKAFGRKLSEIFDTFEESPVASGSIAQVHRASLRFQNPGQKVKSIVVAVKVRHPGVGESIRRDFVIINLAAKISTFIPALKWLRLDESVQQFAVFMMSQVDLSREASHLNRFIYNFRRWKDVSFPRPVYPLVHPAVLVESYEQGESVSHYVDELKGHARIKTALAHIGTHALLKMLLVDNFIHADMHPGNILVRVAQSNSSKKRLFRSKPHVIFLDVGMTAELSKSDRVNLLEFFKAVARRDGRTAAECTLKLSKQQNCPNPKAFIEEVEEAFAFWGSPEGDLVQPAECMQQLLEKVRRHRVNIDGNVCTVMVTTLVLEGWQRKLDPGYNVMDTLQTLLLKADWAKSLSYTIDGLMAP; this is encoded by the exons ATGTCTAG AATTTTGACATTCCGTAATATTCGGAGGGCTGCACGTTGTATTGTTTCGAAGCACAGGAGCTGTTATTCAGAAATAAGGAATTATGGAGCTGTTGTTACGGCTGGGTTACGTGCGTCACAGTACAGATTTTATGCGCATTATGGGTTTAGTAGGGGAAGGCACCCCATGTATAATACCAAAGAGCTTTTTTGTAGGAGTTGCACTACCAGGAATTTATCAGCTGCCTCTGCAAGTAGTACTTTGACACATCGAGCACTAGTTGCTTGGAGAAGGCTCTTGCATGAAGGTTCTGATGAACAGATTTTCCCCTGTTTAAGTAGGATCATCCAAGCAGTCAGCTTGTCTTTGACACGCTCACCCCTCGTTGTACCTGGTATTTTTGCCTTGACATCTGGGCAGCTAGCATGGGCACAGAGAGTGTCTGCAGAGACTGAGCATTACCCTTCACAAAATGCTTTATACATGCGTGCACAAGATGGGCATGTGATTGTGACCTCATTTCTATATTCAGCAGTGGAAGCTGTTATTTTGCTTGTAAGAACCTTCTATCTTATGGTATTATTCTCACCCAGTTTAACGATGGCACCTTTTGCTGATTATTTAGGACCCCAGTTTAGGCAACTATGGCTTCATGTTGTTCTTAAAACACTGGAAAAAGCGGGTCCAGCATTCATTAAATGGGGTCAATGGGCAGCTACACGGCCAGATCTCTTTCCTAGAGATTTATGCAAGAAGCTTTCGGAGCTTCACACTAAAGCTCCTGAACATAGCTTTGCGTATTCTAAAATGACTATTGAAAAAGCATTTGGTCGAAAGCTTTCTGAAATTTTTGATACTTTTGAAGAGTCACCTGTAGCATCTGGTAGTATCGCTCAAGTCCATCGGGCTTCTTTGAGATTTCAGAACCCTGGTCAAAAGGTGAAGTCTATAGTAGTTGCCGTAAAGGTTAGACATCCTGGCGTTGGTGAATCAATTAGGAGAGATTTTGTAATAATCAACTTGGCAGCAAAGATATCTACATTCATTCCAGCTTTGAAGTGGCTAAGGTTGGATGAGAGTGTTCAGCAGTTTGCAGTTTTCATGATGTCTCAAGTTGACCTTTCCAGGGAAGCTTCTCATTTGAACcggtttatttataatttccgAAGATGGAAGGATGTTTCTTTTCCTAGACCAGTGTATCCCCTTGTGCATCCTGCTGTTCTGGTGGAAAGCTATGAGCAAGGGGAAAGTGTCTCACACTATGTTGACGAACTTAAGGGACATGCTCGGATTAAAACTGCACTTGCGCACATCGGGACCCATGCACTTTTGAAAATGCTCCTG GTGGACAATTTTATTCATGCTGACATGCATCCTGGAAATATTCTTGTACGGGTGGCTCAGAGCAACTCTTCTAAGAAACGGCTCTTTAGATCAAAGCCTCATGTCATTTTCCTTGATGTAGGCATGACTGCTGAACTCTCTAAGAGTGATCGAGTAAATTTATTGGAATTTTTTAAGGCTGTTGCCCGCCGGGATGGGCGCACTGCTGCAGAGTGCACTCTTAAATTGTCAAAGCAACAGAACTGCCCAAATCCAAAAGCTTTTATTGAG GAAGTGGAAGAGGCTTTTGCTTTCTGGGGTTCTCCAGAAGGTGATTTGGTCCAGCCTGCTGAGTGCATGCAACAATTGCTTGAAAAAGTTCGGCGCCATAGAGTGAATATTGATGGAAATGTGTGCACTGTGATGGTCACAACTTTGGTTCTTGAG ggttGGCAGCGGAAGCTTGATCCTGGGTATAATGTGATGGACACATTACAAACTTTACTACTAAAAGCTGATTGGGCAAAGTCTCTTTCTTACACAATCGATGGACTGATGGCCCCATAA